One window from the genome of Rariglobus hedericola encodes:
- a CDS encoding hydroxyacid dehydrogenase has translation MTPLTQSEPLVATPSAAPEGRILFALASDERNLFFPGELPDGAIWQDARGLGQASWNRLLATHRPRVLVTGWTTPLLDSALTTLAGQNGPVDYVCHASGSIRHVVTREQIAAGLKVTNWGTLVAPVVAEHALLLIMASLRQLPAWRDHMLLPPTAWRAQLLTRTLHGARVSIHGFGAIARELIRLLQPFNVTVTVYSAGVPEALIREHGATPAASLHELARHADIFVTCEALTDLSRKSINASVLAELAEGAVFVNVGRGAVADETDLIEAAQTRGLRIGSDVFQNEPLPPDSPFFSLPSAVLSPHIAGPTLDYFAACGRHSLQNIARYLAGEKPVGLITPEIFDRST, from the coding sequence ATGACCCCGCTTACCCAAAGCGAACCCCTTGTCGCCACCCCGTCCGCCGCACCTGAAGGCCGCATTCTATTCGCGCTCGCGAGTGACGAACGAAACCTCTTTTTCCCCGGTGAATTGCCCGACGGCGCCATCTGGCAGGATGCCCGCGGCCTCGGCCAGGCCAGCTGGAACCGTCTGCTCGCCACGCATCGCCCGCGCGTTCTCGTGACGGGCTGGACCACGCCCTTGCTCGACTCCGCGCTCACCACCCTCGCCGGACAAAATGGTCCCGTGGATTACGTCTGCCATGCCTCCGGTTCGATCCGCCACGTCGTCACTCGCGAACAAATCGCCGCCGGCCTCAAGGTCACCAACTGGGGCACGCTCGTCGCTCCCGTCGTCGCCGAACATGCGTTGCTGCTGATCATGGCCTCGCTGCGCCAGCTCCCAGCGTGGCGCGACCACATGCTGCTGCCGCCCACCGCCTGGCGCGCCCAGCTGCTCACCCGCACGCTTCACGGCGCTCGCGTTTCGATCCACGGCTTCGGGGCCATCGCCCGTGAACTCATCCGCCTGCTGCAACCGTTCAACGTGACTGTCACGGTGTATTCCGCCGGTGTCCCCGAGGCGCTCATTCGCGAACACGGTGCCACGCCCGCGGCTTCACTTCACGAGCTCGCCCGCCATGCGGATATTTTCGTGACGTGCGAAGCCCTCACCGATCTCTCCCGCAAGTCCATCAACGCTTCCGTGCTCGCCGAACTCGCCGAGGGTGCGGTCTTCGTCAACGTAGGCCGCGGCGCCGTCGCCGACGAAACCGATTTGATCGAAGCCGCGCAGACCCGCGGGCTGCGTATCGGCAGCGATGTATTTCAAAACGAACCCCTGCCGCCCGACTCGCCTTTTTTCAGTCTGCCCTCGGCGGTTCTCTCACCGCACATCGCCGGTCCGACGCTCGATTACTTCGCCGCCTGCGGGCGCCACTCACTGCAAAACATCGCCCGTTACCTCGCCGGCGAAAAGCCCGTCGGCCTGATCACTCCGGAAATTTTTGACCGCTCCACGTGA